Proteins encoded within one genomic window of Candidatus Binatia bacterium:
- the mfd gene encoding transcription-repair coupling factor — protein sequence MTALLKETSTSAGDLLAILDGSRTWQTVLERTRALRALPGGKPGAYALHETIGAARPALLGALARDLGGTLLAIVATPDAAERSFADLLYYLGERADRVALLRSRDEALGAIESPSERSARLTLLADLVEERPRIVLAPIAAVRQPLMARASFERSSFALRAGDEAGWERLQERLFALGYERRDVVSAVGEYAVRGGIVDCFAATADAPVRIEFVGDVVESMREFAIESQRSRAAVERLAIVPWSDELDGTATIFDYLPADATVVLEEPATIAATARALDEERARERHTLLADEEAAATLLAHPSAQPVSLPDVGASIARHAALVLPGTIEAAGDSNDWVPPVLDSFVLECRPVEHFNRQVALFSQALREWIATGETIFIVSAAVSRTIDVLRAAGIEPGRAVHVDHGSIESGFRIPQVHLRVLGDREIFGAPPKRVKMRALKEGVPVTLADLRVGDYVVHAVHGVGQYLGLRPETILGATQDYLDLRYAGSDRMLVPVTQMHQVAKYSAAEGHAARLSKMGGADWARTKARVSESLSKIADELVALYAERELSRGFAFGPDTTWQNEMEEAFPYEPTPDQQKAVDTTKSDMERARPMDRLICGDVGYGKTEVAMRAAFKAIADKKQVAVLVPTTLLADQHFRTFGARFGAFPVRVEELSRFTPKADQKRILRDLAEGKVDVIIGTHRLLQKDVAFADLGLIVIDEEQRFGVMHKERLKEYRASVDVLTLSATPIPRTLHMSLMGVRDLSLIQTAPKNRMSIKTMVVPASDAVVQRAIGAELDRGGQVYYLHNRIESIYAVRNALQQLVPHARIAVGHGQMRETELEPVMERFIDGEIDVLVATTIIENGIDIPNVNTMIVNDADRFGLAQLYQLRGRVGRSNHQAYCYLLYQGHKALTEEAKARLEAIREFAHLGSGLQIAMRDLEIRGAGNLLGSAQSGFIASVGFETYCELLAEAIAERRGAPASLEERQEAVIDVKISAFIPNEYISQVSQKIAVYQQLAKARTEAEVEEVEAGVRDRFGAFPEPLRNLVELTKLRAVALKKHVTRVVVDDHRLTFGIGSGFELDPSAVPKFAALTKNRFGFGEGRIVVDLPSPRGGHKSSSTSWMPLLRQLLEAI from the coding sequence ATGACCGCCCTGCTCAAAGAGACCAGCACGAGCGCCGGCGACCTGCTAGCAATCCTGGACGGCAGCCGGACGTGGCAGACTGTGCTCGAACGCACGCGCGCCTTGCGCGCGCTGCCCGGAGGTAAACCCGGCGCCTACGCGCTCCACGAGACGATCGGCGCCGCGCGCCCGGCGCTGCTCGGCGCGCTCGCGCGCGACTTGGGCGGCACGCTGCTCGCCATCGTAGCGACGCCCGACGCTGCCGAGCGCAGCTTCGCCGATCTGCTCTACTACTTGGGCGAGCGCGCAGACCGCGTTGCGCTGTTGCGTTCGCGCGACGAGGCGCTCGGGGCGATCGAGAGTCCCTCGGAGCGGAGCGCGCGTCTGACGCTGCTCGCCGACCTCGTCGAAGAACGCCCGCGGATCGTCTTGGCGCCGATCGCCGCGGTCCGTCAACCGCTGATGGCGCGCGCGAGCTTCGAACGGTCATCGTTCGCGCTCCGCGCGGGCGACGAAGCGGGTTGGGAGCGGCTCCAAGAGCGTCTCTTCGCGCTCGGATACGAGCGCCGCGACGTCGTCAGCGCCGTCGGTGAGTATGCCGTGCGCGGCGGAATCGTCGACTGCTTTGCCGCGACGGCGGACGCTCCAGTGCGCATCGAGTTCGTCGGGGACGTCGTCGAGTCGATGCGCGAGTTCGCGATCGAATCGCAACGCAGCAGGGCGGCGGTCGAACGGCTCGCGATCGTGCCATGGTCCGACGAACTCGACGGCACCGCGACGATCTTCGACTATCTGCCCGCCGATGCGACGGTGGTGCTCGAGGAGCCGGCGACGATCGCGGCGACGGCGCGGGCGCTCGACGAAGAGCGCGCGCGCGAACGACACACGCTGCTCGCGGACGAGGAGGCCGCTGCGACGCTGCTCGCGCATCCCTCCGCCCAGCCCGTTTCGCTGCCCGACGTGGGCGCGTCGATTGCGCGACACGCTGCGCTCGTGCTGCCCGGGACGATCGAGGCGGCGGGCGATTCGAACGATTGGGTGCCGCCGGTTCTCGACTCGTTCGTGCTCGAGTGCCGTCCCGTGGAACACTTCAATCGGCAGGTCGCCCTCTTCTCGCAGGCCCTGCGCGAGTGGATCGCGACCGGCGAGACGATCTTCATCGTCAGCGCAGCCGTTTCGCGTACCATCGACGTGCTGCGCGCAGCCGGCATCGAACCCGGGCGCGCCGTGCACGTCGATCACGGATCGATCGAGTCGGGCTTTAGGATTCCCCAGGTCCACTTACGAGTGCTCGGAGATCGCGAGATCTTCGGCGCGCCGCCCAAGCGCGTCAAGATGCGCGCACTCAAGGAAGGCGTGCCGGTCACACTGGCCGACCTTCGAGTCGGCGACTACGTCGTGCACGCCGTGCACGGAGTCGGCCAGTATCTGGGCCTACGCCCCGAGACGATCCTCGGCGCGACCCAGGACTACCTCGATCTGCGCTATGCGGGCAGCGACCGGATGCTCGTGCCCGTCACTCAGATGCATCAGGTGGCGAAGTATTCGGCCGCCGAAGGGCACGCGGCGCGCCTTTCGAAGATGGGCGGCGCCGACTGGGCGCGCACGAAAGCGCGCGTCTCCGAATCGCTGTCGAAGATCGCCGACGAGCTCGTCGCGCTCTACGCAGAACGCGAGCTGTCGCGCGGGTTCGCCTTCGGACCTGACACCACGTGGCAGAACGAAATGGAGGAGGCGTTCCCGTACGAGCCGACGCCGGACCAGCAGAAGGCCGTCGACACAACGAAGTCCGACATGGAGCGCGCGCGGCCGATGGATCGCCTGATCTGCGGCGACGTCGGCTACGGAAAGACCGAGGTCGCGATGCGCGCGGCGTTCAAGGCCATCGCCGACAAGAAACAGGTGGCGGTTCTCGTGCCGACGACGCTGCTGGCCGACCAGCACTTTCGCACGTTCGGCGCGCGATTCGGCGCTTTTCCAGTGCGCGTGGAAGAACTCTCGCGGTTCACGCCCAAGGCCGACCAGAAGCGCATCTTACGTGACCTCGCCGAGGGCAAGGTCGACGTGATCATCGGCACGCATCGGCTGCTGCAGAAGGACGTCGCGTTCGCCGATCTCGGCCTGATCGTGATCGACGAGGAGCAACGCTTCGGCGTCATGCACAAGGAACGGCTCAAGGAGTATCGCGCCAGCGTCGACGTCCTGACGCTTTCGGCGACTCCGATCCCGCGAACGCTGCACATGTCGCTGATGGGCGTTCGCGACCTGTCGCTCATCCAGACCGCGCCGAAGAACCGCATGTCGATCAAGACGATGGTGGTTCCGGCCAGCGACGCCGTGGTGCAGCGCGCGATCGGCGCCGAGCTCGACCGCGGCGGCCAAGTCTACTACCTCCACAATCGGATCGAGTCGATCTACGCCGTTCGCAACGCGCTCCAGCAGCTCGTCCCGCACGCCCGCATCGCCGTCGGCCACGGCCAGATGCGCGAGACCGAGCTCGAGCCGGTCATGGAGCGCTTCATCGACGGCGAAATCGACGTCCTGGTGGCGACGACGATCATTGAGAACGGCATCGACATTCCCAACGTCAACACGATGATCGTCAACGACGCGGATCGTTTCGGTCTCGCGCAGCTCTACCAGCTGCGCGGTCGCGTAGGACGGTCGAATCATCAGGCGTATTGCTATCTGCTCTACCAGGGGCACAAGGCGCTCACGGAGGAGGCCAAGGCGCGACTCGAGGCGATTCGCGAGTTCGCGCACCTCGGCTCGGGACTGCAGATCGCCATGCGCGATCTCGAGATTCGCGGGGCCGGCAACCTGCTCGGATCGGCCCAGTCGGGCTTCATCGCGTCGGTCGGCTTCGAGACGTACTGCGAGCTGCTCGCGGAGGCGATCGCCGAGCGGCGCGGCGCCCCGGCCTCACTCGAGGAACGGCAGGAGGCGGTTATCGACGTCAAGATCAGCGCCTTCATTCCCAACGAATACATCTCGCAGGTTTCGCAGAAGATCGCCGTCTACCAGCAGCTGGCCAAGGCTCGCACGGAGGCGGAGGTCGAGGAGGTCGAGGCCGGGGTGCGCGATCGTTTCGGAGCCTTCCCCGAACCGCTGCGCAATCTCGTCGAGCTGACCAAGTTGCGCGCAGTCGCCCTGAAGAAGCACGTCACGCGGGTCGTCGTCGACGATCATCGGCTAACGTTCGGCATCGGCTCCGGGTTTGAGCTCGATCCCTCGGCCGTTCCCAAGTTTGCCGCGCTCACGAAGAACCGGTTTGGTTTCGGCGAAGGACGCATCGTCGTGGATCTGCCGTCGCCCCGCGGTGGGCACAAGAGCTCCTCGACGAGTTGGATGCCTCTTTTGCGGCAGCTGCTCGAAGCGATTTAG
- a CDS encoding O-antigen ligase family protein — protein MTYRPVVDQFVTPIPLDPLSAVLFVAAFVAAALLTARRAAYGLAVLILATPFAFAHDVLGTSITLPKVVLLGVLLGLSTYAGAAAGLRDRPAPLLLRALGLYFVASALTVVDAAHRGPAIRETLKVLEYGAVFVAAFCCHRIDPDDAPLVNATTLAAIVVAATALAQEIVGAPSGLYIGAAIVPRVAGVLEGPNQLSAYCEIAVAALGAWALVRPSTALRVALFSIVCADVLSFSRAGLFGLAVVAALLVVVAGNAAWRALRPALYGLGAGLVGSAGWAVYAHTPGVLRVSLQPSLYAGGVGNRSELWTAALRMWRDHPLLGVGAGNFELDLPRYGVFGVRTHANSWYLQALAEGGVVLLAATVALITAIVAAFDGRGLLARLRSGSPWVLAALAATVALALHQVVDLLVFYPKVGGAWWLLVGIAAAARSTRA, from the coding sequence TTGACCTATCGACCCGTCGTCGATCAGTTCGTCACGCCCATTCCGCTCGATCCGCTTTCGGCCGTCCTGTTCGTTGCGGCGTTCGTCGCCGCCGCGTTGCTGACGGCCCGCCGCGCGGCGTATGGGCTCGCGGTGCTGATCCTGGCGACGCCGTTTGCCTTCGCCCACGACGTACTGGGCACGAGCATCACGCTGCCGAAGGTCGTTCTGCTGGGCGTCCTGCTCGGGCTATCGACGTACGCCGGCGCCGCGGCCGGTCTACGCGATCGCCCGGCGCCGCTGCTGCTCCGCGCCCTCGGTCTGTACTTCGTCGCGAGCGCGCTCACGGTCGTCGACGCAGCGCATCGCGGCCCGGCGATTCGCGAGACGCTCAAGGTCCTCGAGTATGGCGCCGTCTTCGTCGCCGCGTTCTGCTGCCATCGGATCGATCCCGACGACGCACCGCTGGTCAACGCGACCACGCTCGCGGCAATCGTCGTGGCGGCGACGGCGCTCGCGCAAGAGATCGTCGGTGCACCGTCGGGCCTCTACATCGGAGCGGCGATCGTGCCCCGCGTCGCCGGCGTGCTCGAGGGCCCGAACCAGCTCTCCGCGTACTGCGAGATCGCCGTCGCCGCGCTCGGCGCGTGGGCGCTCGTGCGCCCGAGCACCGCGCTGCGCGTCGCGCTCTTCTCGATCGTCTGCGCCGACGTGCTGAGCTTCTCGCGCGCCGGTCTTTTCGGGTTGGCGGTCGTCGCTGCGCTCCTCGTCGTCGTCGCAGGAAACGCGGCGTGGCGCGCGCTGCGCCCGGCGCTCTACGGGCTCGGCGCGGGGCTGGTGGGCTCCGCGGGGTGGGCCGTCTACGCGCACACGCCGGGCGTGTTGCGCGTCTCGCTGCAGCCGAGTCTCTACGCGGGCGGCGTCGGAAACCGCAGCGAGCTCTGGACGGCGGCGCTCCGTATGTGGCGCGACCACCCGCTCCTCGGCGTGGGCGCCGGCAACTTCGAGCTCGACCTGCCGCGTTACGGCGTCTTCGGCGTGCGCACGCACGCCAATAGCTGGTATCTGCAAGCGCTGGCGGAGGGTGGCGTCGTGCTGCTGGCGGCGACCGTCGCGCTCATCACCGCGATCGTCGCGGCGTTCGATGGAAGAGGGCTGCTCGCGCGGCTGCGGAGCGGATCGCCGTGGGTGCTCGCCGCGCTCGCGGCGACGGTCGCGCTCGCGCTGCATCAAGTCGTCGACTTGCTGGTCTTCTATCCGAAGGTCGGCGGCGCGTGGTGGCTTTTGGTCGGAATCGCGGCGGCGGCGCGCAGCACGCGCGCGTGA
- a CDS encoding glycosyltransferase family 2 protein → MAEPARPVLSIVVPLYNEESNVAPLLQRIAAVTERLHGAFDFEIVLVNDGSTDRTLAAIRDEMRRRPHIVLVNLSRNFGHQLAATAGIEIARGDAVVLMDGDLQDPPELVDAFVRKWRAGYDVVYAVRRSRRGESPFKIVTARAFYRIIKRLTKVAIPLDTGDFRLMSRRVVEALRRSPERHRFLRGMVSWVGFNQVAIEYDRDERHTGQTKYPLPKMMRFAMDGITSFSDIPLRFASYFGFTVSAIAFIYALIVIAFKLFSLKPPGYTPGWASTIVTVLFLGGVQLMSLGILGEYLGRVYDEVKGRPLYLISDIERS, encoded by the coding sequence ATGGCCGAGCCCGCGCGTCCCGTCCTGAGCATCGTCGTTCCTCTCTATAACGAGGAGAGCAACGTGGCACCCCTGCTGCAGCGCATCGCCGCCGTGACCGAGCGCCTCCACGGCGCGTTCGATTTCGAGATCGTCCTGGTCAACGACGGCAGCACCGACCGCACCCTAGCGGCGATTCGCGACGAGATGCGCCGGCGGCCGCACATCGTGCTCGTGAACCTCTCCCGCAACTTCGGGCATCAGCTGGCCGCCACCGCGGGCATCGAGATCGCGCGCGGCGACGCCGTCGTCCTGATGGACGGCGACCTGCAGGACCCGCCCGAACTCGTGGACGCCTTCGTTCGCAAGTGGCGCGCCGGCTACGACGTCGTGTACGCCGTCCGGCGCTCGCGCCGGGGCGAGAGCCCGTTCAAGATCGTCACGGCGCGCGCGTTCTATCGGATCATCAAGCGGCTGACGAAGGTCGCGATCCCGCTCGATACGGGCGATTTCCGCTTGATGAGCCGGCGCGTCGTCGAGGCGCTGAGGCGCTCGCCCGAGCGCCATCGCTTTCTGCGCGGAATGGTGAGCTGGGTCGGCTTCAATCAGGTCGCGATCGAGTACGACCGCGACGAACGGCACACGGGACAGACGAAGTATCCACTGCCGAAGATGATGCGCTTCGCGATGGACGGCATTACGTCGTTCTCCGACATCCCGTTGCGCTTCGCGTCGTATTTCGGCTTCACCGTGAGCGCCATCGCGTTCATCTACGCGCTGATCGTCATCGCCTTCAAGCTCTTCAGCCTCAAGCCGCCGGGATACACGCCGGGATGGGCGTCGACGATCGTGACCGTGCTCTTCCTCGGCGGCGTGCAGCTCATGAGTCTCGGCATCTTGGGCGAGTATCTCGGGCGTGTCTACGACGAAGTCAAGGGCCGTCCGCTGTATCTGATCAGCGACATCGAGCGCTCTTGA
- a CDS encoding peptidylprolyl isomerase, translating to MSKAQRITVGLAALLMGTSLAACSGGGTVATVNGEPITRAQFNNRLETSPMSRGVLQQMVQEMLIEQYAKNNNIVVSDAEINDREDQIKAAFPGSSWDEMLKSRNLTETDVRAALREQLILDKALQKEITITPAELKATFAKDHASYDTPPTVTARHILVPSLALANQIEADLKAGQSFATLAQKYSTDPGSKDKGGDLGTFRKGQMVPAFDKYAFSAPIGVISPPIKSPFGYHIIQVEKRTPGVKATLADATPKMLLGLRQQKEAPLMQPFLQSLQQKAVIITNDPQFAGVFPTPTPAPAVTASAAAASPAPSSTQ from the coding sequence ATGTCGAAAGCCCAACGCATTACCGTGGGCCTCGCCGCCCTTCTGATGGGCACGTCCCTTGCGGCGTGCTCGGGCGGCGGCACGGTCGCAACGGTGAACGGCGAACCGATCACCCGAGCCCAGTTTAACAACCGCCTGGAGACGAGCCCGATGTCGCGCGGCGTCCTGCAGCAGATGGTGCAGGAGATGCTGATCGAACAATACGCGAAGAACAATAACATCGTCGTCAGCGACGCCGAGATCAACGACCGCGAGGATCAGATCAAGGCTGCCTTCCCGGGTTCCTCTTGGGACGAGATGCTGAAGTCGCGCAATCTCACCGAGACTGACGTGCGCGCCGCGTTGCGCGAGCAGTTGATCCTGGATAAGGCGCTCCAAAAAGAGATCACGATCACGCCCGCCGAGCTCAAGGCCACGTTCGCGAAGGATCACGCCTCGTACGACACGCCGCCGACGGTAACGGCGCGCCACATCCTCGTCCCCAGCCTCGCTCTGGCGAACCAGATCGAAGCCGACCTCAAGGCCGGACAGAGCTTCGCGACGCTCGCGCAGAAATATTCGACCGATCCCGGAAGCAAGGACAAGGGCGGCGACCTCGGCACGTTCCGCAAGGGGCAGATGGTGCCGGCGTTCGACAAGTACGCCTTCTCAGCGCCGATCGGCGTGATTAGCCCGCCGATTAAATCGCCCTTCGGCTACCATATCATTCAGGTCGAAAAGCGCACGCCCGGCGTGAAGGCGACGCTCGCTGACGCGACGCCGAAGATGCTGCTCGGACTGCGTCAACAAAAGGAAGCACCGCTGATGCAGCCGTTCCTGCAGAGCCTTCAGCAAAAAGCGGTCATCATCACGAACGATCCGCAGTTCGCCGGAGTCTTCCCAACGCCGACGCCGGCGCCGGCGGTCACGGCCTCCGCTGCGGCCGCGTCGCCCGCACCCAGCAGCACGCAATAG